A section of the Aquificaceae bacterium genome encodes:
- the glyS gene encoding glycine--tRNA ligase subunit beta, whose protein sequence is MKDLLIEIGTEELPAGVILSALNYMKERLSQILHRHDIQAFATPRRLAFFVKNLENIAPEREEIIYGPPVKVAYEEGKPTRALLAFLERNRADMEDLVELHKGEGLYTAIRRRVREVSPLERLSQQFEELLQSAPFPRTMRWDSSNLRFSRPIRWICALYGDEVLPFSFGRVKAGRFTLGHRILSPGPIELKRAGDYMEVLRNNYVIADYRERLGMVLAFLQDEAYALGGRPLYPEGLEEEVTNLVEFPFAVVGKFDESYLELPDRVIMTVLAHHQRFFCVEKEGKLLPYFIAISNNYPRDGVIVKGYEKVIRARLEDALFFYREDLKRPLEELVPGLSEVLFHPKAGSMLQKVRRVGALAMKLADLLGLSEEKKRKIERASQLCKADLLTQMVREFDELQGYMGYVYALRQGEDPEVALAIYEHYLPVRPTDPLPSSHISAVLSLADRLDSLSTFMAVGESPSGSSDPYGMRRLAHGLFAIIDAFGWDVDLSQLLEGSHEDVRKFLEARLEAYLDPYGYDLVRAVLEVKNPLRPYEVINTVKTLASLREEEEFKHIAEAYRRVVRILPPEWGEGMVKEGLLLEEEEKRLWEALRGLEGTQDLLSLSALKEPIDNFFDKVLVMDPREEIRKNRLALLYRIKKLFNRFADFSKIVTEGGYK, encoded by the coding sequence ATGAAAGACCTTCTTATAGAAATAGGAACTGAGGAGCTGCCCGCCGGTGTTATACTGTCTGCTCTGAACTATATGAAGGAGAGGCTTTCCCAGATTCTACACAGGCACGATATACAGGCCTTCGCAACACCCAGAAGGCTTGCCTTCTTTGTAAAAAACCTTGAAAACATTGCCCCAGAGAGAGAGGAAATTATCTACGGTCCACCCGTCAAGGTGGCCTATGAGGAGGGAAAGCCCACAAGAGCGCTCCTTGCCTTTCTTGAAAGAAACAGGGCAGACATGGAGGACCTTGTTGAACTTCATAAAGGTGAGGGACTCTACACCGCCATAAGGAGAAGGGTAAGGGAAGTCTCACCTCTTGAAAGACTCTCTCAGCAGTTTGAGGAGCTTCTCCAGTCTGCCCCTTTTCCGAGAACCATGAGATGGGATTCCTCAAACCTCAGATTTTCAAGACCCATCAGGTGGATATGCGCCCTCTACGGTGATGAAGTTCTGCCCTTCTCCTTTGGAAGGGTAAAGGCAGGCAGGTTCACCCTCGGCCACAGAATTCTATCCCCAGGACCAATAGAACTGAAGAGGGCAGGAGATTATATGGAGGTTCTAAGGAACAACTACGTGATTGCAGATTACAGGGAGAGGCTTGGCATGGTGCTTGCCTTCCTTCAGGATGAAGCCTATGCCCTTGGCGGAAGGCCTCTATATCCCGAGGGTCTGGAGGAGGAGGTAACAAACCTAGTGGAGTTCCCCTTTGCGGTGGTAGGGAAGTTTGATGAAAGCTACCTTGAGCTTCCAGACAGGGTCATAATGACCGTCCTTGCACACCATCAGAGGTTCTTCTGTGTGGAGAAGGAGGGTAAACTCCTACCTTACTTCATAGCCATAAGCAACAACTATCCCAGGGATGGGGTGATAGTAAAAGGCTACGAGAAGGTGATTAGGGCAAGGCTTGAGGATGCCCTCTTCTTCTACAGAGAGGACCTCAAAAGGCCCCTTGAGGAGCTTGTTCCCGGGCTTTCTGAAGTCCTTTTCCATCCAAAGGCTGGCAGTATGCTCCAGAAGGTAAGAAGGGTTGGAGCCCTTGCCATGAAGCTGGCGGACCTCCTTGGGCTGTCTGAAGAAAAGAAGAGAAAGATAGAGAGGGCAAGCCAGCTATGCAAGGCAGACCTTCTGACGCAGATGGTGAGGGAGTTTGATGAGCTTCAGGGATACATGGGGTATGTTTACGCTTTGAGGCAGGGCGAAGACCCTGAGGTTGCCCTTGCTATCTATGAGCATTACCTTCCTGTGCGTCCAACAGACCCACTGCCCTCCAGCCATATTTCTGCGGTGCTCTCCCTTGCGGACAGGCTTGATAGCCTTAGCACCTTCATGGCTGTGGGTGAGTCTCCCAGCGGAAGCTCAGACCCCTATGGTATGAGAAGACTTGCCCATGGGCTCTTTGCCATAATAGATGCCTTTGGCTGGGATGTGGACCTTTCTCAACTTCTTGAAGGGTCCCATGAGGATGTTAGAAAGTTTCTTGAAGCAAGGCTTGAAGCTTACCTTGACCCCTATGGCTATGACCTTGTGAGGGCAGTTCTTGAAGTTAAAAATCCGCTGAGACCTTACGAAGTGATAAACACGGTAAAAACCCTTGCCAGCCTGAGGGAGGAGGAAGAATTTAAACATATAGCTGAAGCCTACAGGAGGGTAGTGAGGATACTGCCTCCAGAATGGGGGGAAGGTATGGTGAAAGAAGGGCTGCTTCTTGAAGAGGAAGAGAAAAGGCTCTGGGAAGCCTTAAGGGGGCTTGAGGGCACGCAGGATTTGCTCAGTCTCTCAGCTCTGAAAGAACCCATAGACAACTTCTTTGATAAAGTGCTGGTAATGGACCCCAGGGAGGAAATAAGGAAAAACAGGCTTGCCCTCTTATACAGAATAAAAAAACTTTTCAACAGGTTTGCGGATTTTAGCAAGATAGTAACAGAAGGAGGCTATAAATGA
- a CDS encoding tetratricopeptide repeat protein, translating to MRDIILRVGAFLILPLILVGAFLLWKSYTNRKLQELAYKEYEIRKLLQAGNYMKAKELIDSASSKDSSFRSLFLSYELYMAEHTKDVKVNEEAVAHEVVKSLKDRELQSLYRERYAYELFKKGKNREALRELEGIREEDFNYVSALLLKAQVLRKEGRTQEAQALLKKIEEKFPNTYFANIAQALSLMGE from the coding sequence ATGAGGGATATAATTCTCAGAGTAGGTGCTTTCTTAATCCTTCCCCTTATTCTTGTGGGCGCTTTCCTTCTCTGGAAAAGTTACACAAATCGCAAACTTCAGGAGCTTGCATACAAGGAGTATGAAATAAGAAAACTCCTGCAAGCGGGGAACTACATGAAGGCAAAGGAGCTGATAGATTCAGCTTCCTCAAAGGATAGCTCCTTCAGGTCTCTTTTCCTCTCCTACGAGCTATACATGGCAGAACACACAAAGGATGTGAAGGTTAATGAAGAGGCTGTTGCTCATGAAGTAGTGAAGAGCCTGAAGGACAGAGAGCTCCAATCCCTATACAGGGAAAGGTATGCCTATGAGCTTTTCAAGAAGGGCAAAAACAGGGAGGCTCTTAGAGAGTTGGAAGGTATTAGGGAAGAAGATTTTAACTATGTGAGCGCCCTTCTGCTCAAGGCACAGGTGCTCAGGAAAGAGGGAAGGACGCAGGAAGCACAGGCTCTTCTGAAAAAGATTGAGGAGAAATTCCCCAACACTTACTTTGCCAACATTGCACAAGCTCTTTCTCTTATGGGGGAATAG
- the secF gene encoding protein translocase subunit SecF: MKSIPFISLRYYAYLVSLLLLLLSLLSLAYRGLNLGLDFTGGSVLEVKFEKPVKVGDVRKLLEGAGYSHFQVQDTAQGTVIVKLRLGDPSERALEELKKLSKYELIRSESIGGIITSELRQKAIWAMLVAIGGILLYLGYRFEPLWALGAIVALAHDVLIVVGAYSITQREVNLDVVAALLIVAGYSVSDTVVVFDRIRENLRIRKGTPFRELIDTSINQTLARTLMTSLTTFVVSLTLFLFGGPALSNIMFAFVVGVVVGTLSSIFVASALVFDIKSRLRPQPVSV, from the coding sequence ATGAAAAGCATACCTTTCATAAGCCTCAGGTATTATGCATACCTTGTCTCCCTCCTCCTTTTGCTACTGAGCCTTCTATCCCTTGCCTACAGGGGCCTTAACCTGGGGCTTGACTTTACAGGAGGAAGTGTTCTTGAGGTGAAGTTTGAAAAGCCTGTGAAGGTGGGAGATGTGAGAAAGCTTCTGGAAGGTGCGGGCTACTCCCACTTTCAGGTTCAGGACACCGCTCAGGGGACGGTTATTGTAAAGCTCAGGCTCGGAGACCCTTCAGAAAGAGCCCTTGAGGAACTGAAAAAGCTTTCTAAATATGAACTCATAAGGTCTGAGAGCATAGGGGGTATAATAACATCAGAACTGCGTCAGAAAGCCATATGGGCAATGCTTGTAGCCATTGGTGGCATACTCCTCTATCTTGGATACAGGTTTGAGCCTCTCTGGGCACTGGGCGCCATAGTTGCTCTGGCTCATGATGTGCTTATAGTGGTGGGAGCTTACTCCATAACCCAGAGGGAGGTTAACCTTGATGTGGTGGCAGCACTCCTCATAGTGGCAGGATATTCTGTATCGGATACGGTGGTTGTCTTTGACAGGATAAGGGAAAACCTGCGCATAAGAAAGGGAACACCTTTCAGAGAGCTTATAGACACCTCCATAAACCAGACCCTTGCGAGAACCTTGATGACCTCCCTTACCACCTTTGTAGTATCCCTTACCCTTTTCCTGTTTGGAGGTCCTGCCCTTTCCAACATAATGTTTGCCTTTGTGGTGGGCGTTGTGGTGGGCACGCTCTCTTCTATCTTTGTGGCCAGCGCACTGGTCTTTGACATTAAGAGCAGGCTCAGACCACAGCCTGTGAGTGTATAA
- a CDS encoding glycosyltransferase family 39 protein: MLYLLALLVPVLYFFNLGAFQVWSPNEAFYADSARRMLQSGDFITPYYNGELRLNKPPMTYWLVATGYSLLGVNEWGLRLMHALLGLGTGLITMLMARELTGSWRIGLLSFLVLTLSVQFFANSQYASPEVPFTLFITLSLYFWLLYYRRGVFLLLPLAFLSSSLAMLVKGPAGFVLPAGVVFFYLLFTNPGELLRLRYYMLSLLAIVLGLWWHVYQIFTKGSLFWEVFYRENLRRVYHGDEPFYFYLADLNVSFLPYSILFFPALVWVVLRVRREYAFPLVWFAFVYGLFSLVAQKIPVYVLPAFPALAIITSGFLISEEWGRVKKALSLSVSALVVLLLFAGVLFFSLSPLLLLLLPLPLLLFLRDFRLSPAMAGLLLIVFLKLGLLPELEEKRWVRELGEFIRRLDPSAVKPTYEVGHFHHSLPFYAERRIIRDRQPEAGSLVIFRLGSFEGCKPVKTFRLYTGSESRLFRFLMDARGDKRFEDFGVCLY; encoded by the coding sequence ATGCTTTATCTTCTGGCTCTGCTGGTGCCAGTTCTCTATTTTTTTAATCTTGGTGCCTTTCAGGTCTGGTCTCCCAACGAAGCCTTCTATGCAGACTCTGCACGCAGGATGCTCCAGAGTGGAGACTTCATAACACCCTACTACAACGGAGAGCTGAGGCTCAACAAGCCACCCATGACCTACTGGCTTGTGGCTACTGGATACTCTCTTCTGGGTGTTAACGAGTGGGGTCTCAGGCTCATGCATGCTCTCCTCGGACTGGGGACGGGGTTGATAACAATGCTAATGGCGAGGGAGCTCACAGGGAGCTGGAGAATTGGGCTTCTGAGCTTTCTTGTCCTTACCCTTTCTGTGCAGTTCTTTGCCAACTCTCAGTATGCATCTCCGGAGGTGCCCTTTACCCTCTTCATAACACTGAGCCTATACTTCTGGCTTCTATACTACAGAAGGGGGGTTTTCCTCCTTCTCCCTCTTGCCTTTCTTTCTTCTTCCCTTGCCATGCTTGTGAAGGGTCCTGCTGGCTTTGTGCTGCCAGCTGGTGTGGTCTTTTTTTACCTGCTCTTTACAAACCCTGGGGAGCTTCTCAGGCTCAGGTATTATATGCTTAGCCTTCTGGCCATAGTGCTGGGTCTGTGGTGGCATGTATATCAGATATTTACAAAGGGAAGCCTGTTCTGGGAGGTCTTCTACAGGGAAAATCTCAGGCGTGTGTATCATGGTGATGAGCCTTTTTACTTTTATCTTGCTGACCTGAATGTGAGCTTTCTGCCCTACTCCATACTCTTCTTCCCCGCCCTTGTATGGGTAGTCCTCAGGGTGAGGAGAGAATACGCTTTTCCTCTTGTGTGGTTTGCCTTTGTGTATGGACTTTTCAGCCTTGTAGCCCAGAAGATACCCGTGTATGTGCTTCCTGCCTTTCCTGCCCTTGCCATAATCACCTCTGGCTTCTTGATTTCTGAGGAGTGGGGAAGGGTTAAAAAAGCTCTGTCTCTGTCTGTTTCAGCCCTTGTGGTGCTCTTACTTTTTGCTGGCGTGCTTTTCTTCTCGCTCAGTCCTCTGTTGCTTCTTCTATTGCCCCTTCCTCTTCTTCTATTTCTGAGAGATTTCAGACTTTCTCCGGCAATGGCAGGTCTTCTGTTGATAGTATTTCTCAAGCTGGGGCTTCTGCCAGAGCTCGAAGAGAAAAGATGGGTCAGAGAGCTTGGAGAGTTTATAAGGAGGCTTGACCCTTCTGCAGTTAAACCAACTTACGAGGTGGGGCACTTTCACCATAGCCTACCCTTCTATGCGGAGAGAAGAATAATAAGGGACAGACAGCCAGAGGCAGGCTCGCTTGTAATTTTCAGGCTTGGGTCCTTTGAGGGCTGTAAGCCAGTAAAAACCTTCAGGCTCTACACAGGTTCAGAAAGCAGGCTCTTCAGGTTCCTCATGGATGCCCGCGGGGATAAAAGATTTGAAGACTTTGGCGTCTGCCTTTACTGA